The segment GCGCGCCGGTGCACATCGTGGACATCAACGACAACGGCGGCACCATCCGGGCCAGCTCCCACCCCTTCCCCTGGCGGCTCCTGCTGGCCATCCTGCGGGACAACCCCCTGGGCCAGGGCGACCGCCGCTGCCCCATCGGCCTGATCCGGCGCTGGGAAGGCAGCTTCGGGCTCCTGGGGGACGAGTGACCGCCGCCGGCGCGTTGCCCAGCCTTAGAAGGCCCCCAGGCCCGTCACGTCGCGGCCCACGATGAGGGTGTGGATGTCGTAGGTGCCCTCGTAGGTGTCCACCGTCTCCAGGTTCAGCATGTGGCGGATCGCCGCGTACTCCAGGGTGATGCCGCTGCCGCCCAGGATCTCGCGGGCCGAGCGGGCCGCCTGCAGCGCCGCCCGCACGTTGCTGCGCTTGGCCAGGGACACCTGGGCGTAGGTCAGCTTGTCCTCGTCCTTGAGCTTGCCGAGCCGCCAGGACATGAGGAGCGCCTGGGTGTGGGCCTGGACCATCTCCACCAGCTTGGCCTGCACCAGCTGCCGCTCGGCGATGGGCCGGCCGAAGGTGACCCGGTGCCGGGCGAACTCCAGCGCCTCGTGGAAGACGGCGTCGATGGCGCCCGCCGCCCCCCAGGTGATGCCGTACCGCGCCTGGGTCAGGCAGCTCAGGGCCGCGCCCAGACCGCGGGCTTCGGGCAGCATCTGGGCCGCGTCGACCCGCACCTCATCGAGGATGAGCTCCGAGGTCACGGAAGCCCGCAGGCTCATCTTGTGGGGGATCTCCCGCGCCCGGAACCCCGGCGTGTCCGTCGGGACGATGAAGCCCCGGATGACCCCCTCGTCGTCCTTCGCCCAGACCACCGCGATGTGGGCCAGGTTGCCGTTGGTGATCCACATCTTGCGGCCGGTGATCACGTAGGACGAACCGTCCTTGCGGGCGCGGGTCTTCATGGAGCCCGGGTCCGAGCCGCCGTCGGGCTCGGTCAGGCCGAAGCAGCCGATGAGCTCGCCCCGGGCCAGCTTGGGCAGGTATTCCCGCCGCTGTTCCTCCGACCCGTAGCGGTAGATCGGGTACATGACCAGCGAGCTCTGCACGCTGGCGAAGCTGCGGAGACCCGAGTCGATGCGCTCCAGCTCGTACATGATGAGGCCGTAGGCGATGCTGCTGGCGCCGGCGCCGCCGTACGCCTCCGGCAAGGTGGCGCCCAGCAGGCCCAGCTCCCCGAAACGGGGGATCAGGTGCCGGGGAAAGGTCCCCTCCTCCCACCACCGGGCGATGTGGGGCGCCGCCTCGGCCTCGAGGAAGCGGCGGGTCTCCTCCTGGATCAACCGCTCCTCCGGCGTGAAGAGGTCGGCGACGCGGTAGTAGTCGAGACCGGCCAAGGGAAATACCTCCTCATGGGCCGGGCCGGGGGACAGGGTTCCGGGGGACAGGGTTCCGGCGACACCGGGGTCCCCGGGGGAACAGGATCCCCCGCCGCCCGCTGCACTGGTCGAACGTCGCGGCCTGGGTTACGATTCGTTGCCGCCGCCAGGGGCACCTGCCCGGGTACCGCCTGGCCATGACGTCCTCCCCCCGCCGCCACGTGGCTCAGGGGTTGCCGGCCGGGTCCTCCAGGAAGGCCTTGAGCTCCCGGCGCACCGCGTCGGGCAGCGGCTCCTGCAGAAGCCGGCGCACCCGGTCCGGGGCGAACCCGTGGTGGCGAAGGTAGCCGGCCAGAAGGTCCGCCCGGTCGTGGCGGTTCATCAGCCGGTAGGCGACCAGCCACACTTCGGGGCTGGCGATGGGGACGTCCTGCCAGGTCCCGCCCTGCAGCGCCGGCAGATGGCAGATCCCGCCGGCGGTGCGGATGGCGAACCCGCCGATCAGATCCACAGAGCGGCGGGGTTCAGAGCCCGGGACCGGCGTCCATCGAATGAAGAACCGGCTGGCGAAGGGCGGGTGCCTCCGGACCTGCAACGAGCCGCTCCATCCCTGGATAACGGGCACGGCAGCCAGGACGCGTTCCAGCGGCGCGTCGGTGACCAGGTCCCAGTCACGGACCCGATCGACCAACCCCAAGCTTGCCAGTAGCCCGCTGCCTCCGAGCACCACCGGGCAGCCGGCCTGGGTCAGGGTGCGGATCAAGGGCCGAAGCTCCGCCGGATCCGGGCAATCGGCGGATCCATCGGGACGGTTCATGTTCCGCTTCCGCTCCGTGTCGGCTTCGGGTCTAGATGCAGGTGCAGGTGCAAGCCCACGGAACCTGTACGCTCCGGGCAGCGTCCCCTCCGCGGCCACGTCCCGCACCAAATGCAGCGTCGCCGGGTCGTTCTTCTTCGCCTCCGCCTACCCCTCGACCTCCGGCACACCCAGCCGATCGACCGGGAAAATCGTCTTCTTCGGTCCGACCATCGCACCGATGCGCCCGACGTCGACGCCCTCGACGTAGCCCCCGCCGATCTGCCGGAACCGCCCAACCTCGTGCCCGACGTGGAGATCCTCTACAATCCCGACCTCAAGAGTGCCCCGGTGATGATCCCCGGCCTCCTGGGCATGGTAACGATGCTCGCCACCACCTTGCTGGTGGCGCTGGGCATCGTTCGCGAACGCGAATACGGGACCCTCGAACAGTTGGCGGTCACACCGCTTCGCCTGTTCGAGGTCGGCAAACTGCTGCCCTACATCGTCCTGGCGGGCGTCGACTTCGTGCTGGTCCTCGTGGCAGGCCTCACCGTGTTCGGCCTCGAGCCGGCGGGCAGCCTGGCGCTGTTCACCGGGCTGACCCTGCTGTTCCTGCTGAGCACCGTCGGCCTCGGCGTGCTCGGCTCAGCGGTCTCGGAGAACCAGCAGCAGGCGATGCAGCTGGCCTTCTTCGTGATGTTCCCGCAGATCCTGATGTCCGGCCTGATCTTCCCCATCAGCTCCATGCCGCGGGTCATCCAGTGGATCTCGACGGTCCTGCCCTTCACCTACTTCGTGCCCATCGCCCGCGGGATCTCCTTGAAGGGGCAGGGCCTGGACGTGCTCTGGCCCCAGGCGGCGGTGCTGGCGGGGTACGGCGTGCTGCTGACTCGCCGTCGCCACCGTGCGCCTGCGGCGGCGGCTGGCCGGGTGACCTGACCTTTGAGGGAGGCGGTCCGCCATGGACATGGTCCTGCGCCTGGCCGGGGTGAGCCACCGCTTCGGGGCGGTGGAGGTCCTGCGCGACGTCGACCTGGACCTGCCCGCGGGCACGGTGACGGCCCTGGTGGGTCCCGACGGGGCGGGCAAGACCACGCTGCTCCGCGTGGCGGCGGGGGTGCTCACGCCGGCGGCCGGCCGCGTGGAGCGCCCCGGGGACGCCGGCATCGGCTACCTGGCCGGCGCCAGCAGCGTCTACCCCGACCTCACCGTATGGGAGAACCTCACCTTCTTCGGCCGCCTCTACGGGATGAACGGGCGGGCCCTGGCCGCCGAGGCCGGCCGCCTGCTGGCGTGGGCGGGGCTGGAGGCCTTCCGCCACCGCCCGGCGCGCCACCTGTCCGGCGGCATGCGCCAGAAGCTGGCCCTGGCCTGCGCCCTGATCCACCGGCCCGCCGTCGCCCTGCTGGACGAGCCCACCACGGGCGTCGACCCGGTGGCCCGGCGCGAGCTCTGGGCGCTCCTCGATCAGCTGGCGGCCGGCGGCATGGCCGTGCTGGTGGCCACGCCCTACATGGACGAAGCGGGCCGGTGCCGGCGGGTGGCGCTCCTCCACCGGGGCCGGCTGCTGGCGGCGGGCAGCCCGGAGGAACTGCGGGCGCGGGTCCCCTGCCGCGTGCTGCTCCTGCAGGCCGAGGGCCGGCGCCAGGAACTGCTCCGCCTCGCCCGGGAGCTGCCCGGCGTGCAGGATGCCCGGCCGGCCGGCGAGGGCGTGCGCGTGGCGCTGCCTGTGGGCGCCCCGGATCCCACGCTCCCGCCCGGCGTGCGGGCCGTCCCCGCTGAGGTCGAACTGGAAGACGTCTACGTCTGGCTCGCCGGCGAGCTGGCCGGCAAGGAGCCCGCCGGCAAGGAGGAGGCGCGGGCATGAACGGCACGCGCATGATCGGCACGGGCACGAACGGGACCGGAAACGGCAGCGAGCTCGCCATCGAGACGGAAGGCCTCACCTGCCGCTTCGGCGACTTCGTGGCGGTGGACGGCGTGAGCCTGCGGGTGCCGGCGGGCGCCGTCTACGGCCTGCTGGGCCCCAACGGCGCCGGCAAGACCACCCTGATCCGCGCCCTCCTCGGCCTCATACCCGCCACGGGGCGGGCACGGGTGCTGGGCCTGGACCCCGCCCGGCAGGCCGCCGCCATCCGCGCCCGGGTGGGCTACATGTCCCAGCGCTTCAGCCTCTACCCGGACCTGACGGTGGAAGAAAACCTGCGCTTCTACGGCCAGGTGTACGGGCTGGACGGCGACCGGCTGGCCCGGCGCATCGCGGAGCTGCTGGAGCGGACCGGCCTCCCGGGCCAGCGGCGGGCCCGGGCCGGCAGCCTGGGCGGCGGGCTGCGCCAGCGCCTGGCCTTCGCCTGCGCAATCCTCCACGAGCCGTCGCTGCTCCTCCTGGACGAGCCCACCTCCGGCGTGGACCCCCGGGCCCGCCGCCAGTTCTGGGAGATGATCTACGCCATGGCCGACGCGGGCACGACGGTCCTGGTCACCAACCACCACATGGACGAAGCCGAGCAGTGCGACCGCCTGGGCATGATGCTCCGCGGCCGCCTGGTGGCCGAGGCACCGCCGGGGGAGATCCGCCGCCGGTACGCGGGCGGCGGCAGCCTCGGGGAGGCGTTCGCCCGCCTGGCGGCCGGGCCCGGTGGCTTCTCCGCCTGAGGGGCAGCACTTGTGATTGAAGTCAAGCGCAACCTTCTCGATACTGTGTACGCCAAAACATAACGGGCAGAGAAAGTTCTGCCCGTTTTGTCACTCGATCGTACGACGAACCGTTACATCCCGTTATTTCGTCGAGTTAACGTAATCCGATACTAACGTGTAGGCCAAGTCACTCCCCAACAGCACTTCGACCGGCTTTTTGCATCTCTCCCGAAGCTCGTTGAGGGCCTGCTCGAATTGTTGTGTATATTCACTCGCAGTGGTTACGATGAGCCCACAGTCATAGCGCGAATCAGACGTAAGCGCCTTTTCAATATCCCTAATGGCTCTCGTATAGTCCATGGTCCCGGTGTACGCTTTGACTTGCACGGCACAGCATAATGTTAACGACACTGGGCCGATAGGCACTTCAATATCCACCTCTAAATCTGCTCCGTTTCGGTCCGGTCCCTTACGCACTTCTCTAATATTCGGCTGACTCTTCAAAAGCTGAGCAACAAATTCCTCAAGATTTTTTCGCGGGAAGTGGCGATAGATCTCTTCCGAAATGGCGTGAAGGGAACGTCCGACAATGTTGCGAATTGCATCGTTGGGGTTCGTTCCTTTCTCTCCAGCTGCAAGCCGTCTTAATAGCTCCTCAAACTCGCGATGCAAGCCGATGCGGTATCTTGCACCCTGAAGCTTCAGCCTCTGCGATAATATCGGAGGGACAATCTCGTCATTGCGACCGAATTGGGCCACAAAGTGGCACGGTAGCCGGTGGCGAAAGTCATCTTCACGATCTGGATCCCAGGGTTCGTCATCGTAATCATATTCCCCGTCAATCTGCACGACCGTGCACTGGCCCCACTCCGGCATATTGATGTAAACGAAATAGTCGCCAGGCCTCACGTCTAGTAGGAATCCTGCGCGAGACCAAACACCTCGTTCATCCGAAGTCAGGTTATCGAATCCATTGTCTTGAATCTTTTTCTTAATAACCCGGATATCAGACGTAGGCCCGTAACCCCAACCGAAACGTGCTCTACCCTCTTGTAACTCGCTGTATAACAGCGGGAGCCAGTATGAAGCACCGTCTTCCCACGGTTGCTTTGGCTTGACTGCATAGATCGTATATTGGCTTTGGTATTCGTTCATGCGCACCACCTCATAGCCGAAGTATGAGGCAAGCCACGTGGCCCGAACGATGCGGAACATCCCATCGCCATGGGCCGAGGGGCTTCCTGCTCCACTCATCCCCGCTCGCGATCATGTGTGCTGTAACACCCCACACCTCGCAACAGGCTCACCTGCCACCTGCTGAAGCGGACACCCATCCTCAGTTCGTACACCGACTTGGGCCTCCGGGAGCGGCCGGCCGCTTGCACGTTAGGATGTACAATAATTCTCATCCAGTGTGATGAATCCTGTTCTGGAAACGTCGATCACCGTTGACAAGCTGGCCCGGCGAGCACATCCTAATTTCAAGGCGCCGTCGTACCACCAATGTTCCCCGAGGTTGCGCCAACGATGGGCAAGGTTCGAGCGACATATCCCCCGGGAGGGTGATCGACCGGTGACCCAGCCCTTCGCGGAACCCGGTGCCCGCCGGACGACCCGCCATCCCCTCGATTTCGCGCGGCAACTGGAAGAACGGCTGGTCTTCACCCCGGGCCCGACAGAGGTCTCCCCGCGCGTCCGCGAGGCCATGGCCCTGCCCGTGGCCAACTCGGACCTCGACCCGGACTTCGCCGAGCTGTACCGGGCCACCTGCGCCGGGCTGCAGGAGCTGCTCCACACCCGGAGCGACGTGCTGATCCTGGCCGGCGAGGGCCTGCTGGGCCTCGAGGCCGCCATCGCCTCGCTGGTCGAACCCGGCGACCGCGTCCTCGCCCTGGCCAACGGCCTCTACGGCCACGGCTTCGCCGACTTCGCCCGGGACTACGGCGCCGAGGTCACCGTCTTCGAGGCTCCCGACCGCCGGCCCCTGGATCCGGACGCCCTGCGCCGGTTCCTCCGAGACCAGAAGCCCTTCAAGCTGGCGACCCTGGTGCACTGCGAGACGCCCACCGGCCTGACCAACCCCGTGGACCAGATCCTGCCCGTCCTCCACGAGCACGGCATCCTGACGGTAATGGACAGCGTCTCCGCCATCGCCGCCGAGCCCCTGGAGGCCGACGCCTGGCACGCCGACGTGGTCCTGGGCGGCTCGCAGAAGGCCCTCTCCGCGCCGCCCGGCCTGGCCTTCCTGAGCGTAAGTCCCGCCGCCTGGGAGGCCATGGCCCGCCGCCGGACGCCCATCCGCGGCGTCTACCTGAACCTGCGGCTGTGGAAGGACCTCTGGCTGGACAAGGGCGAGTTCCCCTACACCCCCTCGACCTCCGATGTCTACGCCCTCTACGCGGCCGTCGCCGCCGCCCTGGAAGAAGGCGAGGCCGCGCGCCTGGCCCGGCACCAGCGCCTGGCCCGCGCCATCCGGGCCGCCGGGGAGGCGGCCGGCCTTGAGCTGTACCCCGCGCCGCAGGCGGCCGCCCGCTCGGTCACCGCCTGGCTCATCCCCGACGCCCTGCGCCCGCGGGAACAGGCGATCCGCCGTTTCATGTGGGAAGAACACGGCGTCCTCATGGCCGGCAGCTGGGGCGACGCCGCCGGCCGCATCTGGCGCGCCGGCCACATGGGCGAAAACGCCCGGCCCGAGAAGGGCGAGCGCTTCGTCCGGGCCCTGGCGGCCACCCTGCACCACTTTGGGTGGAACCTGCCCGGCGATCCGGTGGAAGCGTACCGGGCCGCCCTTGCCGGCGAGGGGCCCGCCCTTACCGGCGAGGGCGGCGGGAGAAGCAGTTGAGGCGCAGGCTCGAAGGCGGATGAATCCCCTAGGCGCGTGGCGGCCGGCGATGGTTGAACGCCGCAGGCCCGAGCAGCAGGGTGGCAGCTGCCGGTGGGACCGCCTGCGGCGTACCGTCGTTGCACGAGTGTTCCTGCCGGCAGAACCTGCTCGGGCCATTGGCGAGTGGTTGCAGCAAAGCGCTGAGAGAGCCCGGCAGGCCTTGCAAGAAACAGACGGCACCCAATTCGAGGGACGGGCCTGAAGGGGCGCCGTCCCTCTTTTGTGGGCCTGCGAGCCCAGACCCCGTTGCCACGGTTTGCCACTGTCCTCACCATGGCGCTGTCCTCACCATGCGGCCAGCCTCGCCGCTGGCCGCCAGAGCCCGCCTCATCCAGCCTGCGGAATCTTCCAACGGGCCGGGGCTTTGTAGCCGCTACGGCTACAGGGATCCACTTCTGGACACCGAAGTGTCTTCCATCGACGGGGTTCGACAAAAGATGACAGCACGGGTCCGGCCGCGGGTCGAATCCTGGAGCCCCCATGGTGAGGAGAGCGAGCATGAAGAAGGTCTGGCGAGTGATCGTGGAGTCCCTTACGAAGGTTTTCCTGGTGGGTGAGCCGCCCGATTCCCCCGGGGAGGCGGCCATCAACCCCGAGAACCGGCAACTGATGCGCGAAACCCTGATCCTGTTCCTCGGCCTGGCGCTCACCGTGCTCGGCTTCG is part of the Thermaerobacter subterraneus DSM 13965 genome and harbors:
- a CDS encoding acyl-CoA dehydrogenase family protein encodes the protein MAGLDYYRVADLFTPEERLIQEETRRFLEAEAAPHIARWWEEGTFPRHLIPRFGELGLLGATLPEAYGGAGASSIAYGLIMYELERIDSGLRSFASVQSSLVMYPIYRYGSEEQRREYLPKLARGELIGCFGLTEPDGGSDPGSMKTRARKDGSSYVITGRKMWITNGNLAHIAVVWAKDDEGVIRGFIVPTDTPGFRAREIPHKMSLRASVTSELILDEVRVDAAQMLPEARGLGAALSCLTQARYGITWGAAGAIDAVFHEALEFARHRVTFGRPIAERQLVQAKLVEMVQAHTQALLMSWRLGKLKDEDKLTYAQVSLAKRSNVRAALQAARSAREILGGSGITLEYAAIRHMLNLETVDTYEGTYDIHTLIVGRDVTGLGAF
- a CDS encoding ABC transporter permease; translated protein: MPDVEILYNPDLKSAPVMIPGLLGMVTMLATTLLVALGIVREREYGTLEQLAVTPLRLFEVGKLLPYIVLAGVDFVLVLVAGLTVFGLEPAGSLALFTGLTLLFLLSTVGLGVLGSAVSENQQQAMQLAFFVMFPQILMSGLIFPISSMPRVIQWISTVLPFTYFVPIARGISLKGQGLDVLWPQAAVLAGYGVLLTRRRHRAPAAAAGRVT
- a CDS encoding ABC transporter ATP-binding protein — encoded protein: MDMVLRLAGVSHRFGAVEVLRDVDLDLPAGTVTALVGPDGAGKTTLLRVAAGVLTPAAGRVERPGDAGIGYLAGASSVYPDLTVWENLTFFGRLYGMNGRALAAEAGRLLAWAGLEAFRHRPARHLSGGMRQKLALACALIHRPAVALLDEPTTGVDPVARRELWALLDQLAAGGMAVLVATPYMDEAGRCRRVALLHRGRLLAAGSPEELRARVPCRVLLLQAEGRRQELLRLARELPGVQDARPAGEGVRVALPVGAPDPTLPPGVRAVPAEVELEDVYVWLAGELAGKEPAGKEEARA
- a CDS encoding ABC transporter ATP-binding protein, whose product is MNGTRMIGTGTNGTGNGSELAIETEGLTCRFGDFVAVDGVSLRVPAGAVYGLLGPNGAGKTTLIRALLGLIPATGRARVLGLDPARQAAAIRARVGYMSQRFSLYPDLTVEENLRFYGQVYGLDGDRLARRIAELLERTGLPGQRRARAGSLGGGLRQRLAFACAILHEPSLLLLDEPTSGVDPRARRQFWEMIYAMADAGTTVLVTNHHMDEAEQCDRLGMMLRGRLVAEAPPGEIRRRYAGGGSLGEAFARLAAGPGGFSA
- a CDS encoding restriction endonuclease, coding for MNEYQSQYTIYAVKPKQPWEDGASYWLPLLYSELQEGRARFGWGYGPTSDIRVIKKKIQDNGFDNLTSDERGVWSRAGFLLDVRPGDYFVYINMPEWGQCTVVQIDGEYDYDDEPWDPDREDDFRHRLPCHFVAQFGRNDEIVPPILSQRLKLQGARYRIGLHREFEELLRRLAAGEKGTNPNDAIRNIVGRSLHAISEEIYRHFPRKNLEEFVAQLLKSQPNIREVRKGPDRNGADLEVDIEVPIGPVSLTLCCAVQVKAYTGTMDYTRAIRDIEKALTSDSRYDCGLIVTTASEYTQQFEQALNELRERCKKPVEVLLGSDLAYTLVSDYVNSTK
- a CDS encoding pyridoxal-phosphate-dependent aminotransferase family protein — protein: MTQPFAEPGARRTTRHPLDFARQLEERLVFTPGPTEVSPRVREAMALPVANSDLDPDFAELYRATCAGLQELLHTRSDVLILAGEGLLGLEAAIASLVEPGDRVLALANGLYGHGFADFARDYGAEVTVFEAPDRRPLDPDALRRFLRDQKPFKLATLVHCETPTGLTNPVDQILPVLHEHGILTVMDSVSAIAAEPLEADAWHADVVLGGSQKALSAPPGLAFLSVSPAAWEAMARRRTPIRGVYLNLRLWKDLWLDKGEFPYTPSTSDVYALYAAVAAALEEGEAARLARHQRLARAIRAAGEAAGLELYPAPQAAARSVTAWLIPDALRPREQAIRRFMWEEHGVLMAGSWGDAAGRIWRAGHMGENARPEKGERFVRALAATLHHFGWNLPGDPVEAYRAALAGEGPALTGEGGGRSS